The window ATCCGAAATGATTCGTGGGGATTGTGGAATTCGGAATGCGGATTGAAAAGCCTGAGCCAGAAAGCCGCGCTGAATCCACAATCATCAATCCGCAATCCGCAATCCGAAATACTAAAGTGGGGAAGAACACATGAGCAGCGCCAAAGAAATCGCTAATATGGCTGCGGCCAGCAGTCAAGAAATCCGCCCTCCGCAATCAGAAATCCAAAATTCAAAATTATCGCCTGAAGCCATGAAGGCGCGCACCAAACAATTCGCTTTGCGCATCATTCGGGTTGTGCAAGCTTTGCCTGAGAGAAATCGAACTGCCGATGTCATTGGCCGGCAGTTGTTGCGCGCCGGAACTTCCGTGGGGGCCAATTACCGTGCCGCATGCCGGGCCAAATCCCGCGCGGACTTTATCAGCAAGATGGGCACGGTCGAAGAAGAAGCTGATGAAGTATTGTATTGGATGGAGTTGCTGATCGAATCCAATCTGGTCAAGAAAGAAAAGCTGGAAAGTTTGATGGCGGAAGGCCATGAAATCGTCGCGATTATCGTCTCCTCGATAAATACCGCGCGCCATGGGCCGCGAAAGAATTGATGATTTTTGATTGCGGAGCGCGGAAGCCGGATTGCGAATTGGAGATTGCGGAGTGTGGAATGAAAAGCTGAGATTGAAGTTTCGCGATTAATCCGCAACCCGAAATCACAAATCCGCAATCCCCAATCCCCAATCCGAGATCATCAATCCGAGATCCGCAATTCAACCACGGCATTGTAGTCCGGGATACCGCAGCCGGGATCGATCACGCCGCGGCGGATGATGACGTTGCCTTCGGGCCAGT is drawn from Cytophagia bacterium CHB2 and contains these coding sequences:
- a CDS encoding four helix bundle protein, which produces MAAASSQEIRPPQSEIQNSKLSPEAMKARTKQFALRIIRVVQALPERNRTADVIGRQLLRAGTSVGANYRAACRAKSRADFISKMGTVEEEADEVLYWMELLIESNLVKKEKLESLMAEGHEIVAIIVSSINTARHGPRKN